The DNA sequence CTTAAAGTACGGTGCCCAAGGTATATATTGGCTCTGGTGTATGGATATTTTAGTCATCTATACCTCCGAACAACGTCACTAATATAGCAAATATTATCCAAGGTTAGTTTTTCGTGGAGTGGCAAGGAAAGTACCCTATTACTCCACCATTCAGCATTCTCAAAATCCCCTTCTATTTCAAAGAGCTGATGTAATAAATGAGAACCTAACGCCCAAGCCCCGATACCACTTTCTCTTAAACTTTCAGAAATCTTTTTTGCAGAATGATGCTCTAGTATTAATTGATATCTAAAGGGCACCTCTGGCTGAAGCCTTGCAGGATAGCCTAATTCTTGGTCATACTTCTCCACTAATTTATTTCGGTAACTTAAAATCTCTTGGTATCTCTCTAACTGCGAAATTAGCATTGCACACTGATAGTCAGATACTGGTGAATGTATTCGAAATGGAACCTCACGCTCGTAAGAATGATCTGAGTGATCCGGGTCTAGAAAAACAGAAAGCCGAGCATAATAATCTTCCTGTCTAGTAACAATCCCTCCACCATACCCCATTGTAAATAGCTTTGTAGGAGAGAAGGACATCACAGTCAAATCAACGTGTTGGCTGATCGTTGGCGAAAATCTTTGTGCAATATCTTCAATTACTAGAAAGTCACTTTCAAAAAAAGGCTTTACGTTTTGGGTGAGACCAAACATCTGTGGAATAATCACTACATTTTTTCCACTTGTAGATTTTTTCCTTATTGCTTGTTCAAGACTAATTAATGGAGTTTCCTTTTCCACATCTACAACGATCGGCGTTACCCCTAACGAACGAACTGCGTGGTAAACAGATGGGCAAGTAACTGTTGGTATCAGTACGTTGTCGTTACAATTTACATTGGCAGCAACGAGAGCAGCTTGTAGAGCCGCAAATCCCGTGTTTGTAAGTTTTGAATAAGCCCCGCCCATAAAAGACGCGAGTTTACTCTCTGCTAACTTCATTGTTTGACGACCGGAAAAATCGCCCGTTCTTATGGCACTTATTGCTGATTCAATAGCTATATCATTAAAACCAGGATAACTATGGCTGATTATCTGGCTCATATTTGTTCCCCCGTTGATTGTCTATTTAGCCAAACCTGGACTGCTCGGGATATTTACGATTCTCTTTGCTAAACTTCCGACCACTTCTAACGTCATTTTTGGACAATCTTTATACATGGAAATCTCGTGAAGGGGTGTCCATATCGGTCTCGTCATTATCCCCTTCTCATTGGTGAGCTTCAGGATTTCTTCCTGTTTATCAGCATATGTCTCATCTAGCAATAGCACTTGCAACCAGTAATTGCTTTTTGCAAACGATGGCTCTTTAAATAACTCGACTCCCTGCAATGGATCAATGACATTTGCATATATATCAGTTAACGCGCGCTTTTGTTTGATGAATTCGGGAAGGACTTCGAGTTGGGCACAACCTAAAGCGGCATTTATATTCGGCAATCGATAATTAAATGCTATTTGATCGTGATCAAAAGCCCACGCGTGCGGTTTTTTAGCTGTCGTTGTGATGTGCTTGGCCATCTTCGCTAATTCATCACAGTTGGTGAGGATTGCTCCTCCTCCTCCTGTTGTGATTACCTTGTTACCATTAAAACTAACAGCAGCAACTTTACCCCAATTCCCTGTATGAAGTCCTTTATAGAAAGAACCTAGTGATTCAGCAGCATCTTCTACCATCTCTATATAGTAACGTTGACAAATATCTAAAAGCGGGTCCAAATCAACTGGGTGCCCAAATGTATGCATAGGTATTACAGCCTTAATTCTTCGACCGGTCATCTTGTTATAGTAACCGTCCTTGCGTACTTCCCCAATCTCTTGTAAATACTGATCCAGCTTCTTCGGGTCAAGCCCTAATGTATCGTAACAACTATCTACAAAATGGGGAATCGCTCCACAGTAAGAGACAGCATTAGCCGTGGCGATAAAAGTCAATGCTGGTACCAACACTTCATCATTGCGTTCGACACCAACCAGCTTGAGGCAAATATGTAATGCAGCTGTCCCATTCACTACTGCTATCGCGTGCTTTACTCCAGTGTAATCTTCTAGCATTGATTCGAACTTGTTTACATACTTTCCAACAGAAGAAACCCACCCGGTATCAATGCAATCTTTTACATACGCCCATTCATTACCTTGGAAACTTGGCTCATGAAGCGGTATCGTATTTGTCTGAGCAGTTAAAACACTTTGCAACATTTCAACTATAGTTTCGGCTTGCACTGTTTTCGTCATATATTGTACATCCCCGATTTATACTGTTGCAGATTTGACGGTGTGGTAAACCAGTCGATCGTCTCTTGCAACCCTCTTTTGAAGCCGTCACGTTCTCCATACAAAGGATACCAGCCCAGTAGTTTTTGGGCTTTGCTATTATCTGCCCATAGTCGTTCCACTTCACTCTTTTCTG is a window from the Brevibacillus choshinensis genome containing:
- a CDS encoding LegC family aminotransferase: MTKTVQAETIVEMLQSVLTAQTNTIPLHEPSFQGNEWAYVKDCIDTGWVSSVGKYVNKFESMLEDYTGVKHAIAVVNGTAALHICLKLVGVERNDEVLVPALTFIATANAVSYCGAIPHFVDSCYDTLGLDPKKLDQYLQEIGEVRKDGYYNKMTGRRIKAVIPMHTFGHPVDLDPLLDICQRYYIEMVEDAAESLGSFYKGLHTGNWGKVAAVSFNGNKVITTGGGGAILTNCDELAKMAKHITTTAKKPHAWAFDHDQIAFNYRLPNINAALGCAQLEVLPEFIKQKRALTDIYANVIDPLQGVELFKEPSFAKSNYWLQVLLLDETYADKQEEILKLTNEKGIMTRPIWTPLHEISMYKDCPKMTLEVVGSLAKRIVNIPSSPGLAK
- a CDS encoding DegT/DnrJ/EryC1/StrS family aminotransferase; translated protein: MSQIISHSYPGFNDIAIESAISAIRTGDFSGRQTMKLAESKLASFMGGAYSKLTNTGFAALQAALVAANVNCNDNVLIPTVTCPSVYHAVRSLGVTPIVVDVEKETPLISLEQAIRKKSTSGKNVVIIPQMFGLTQNVKPFFESDFLVIEDIAQRFSPTISQHVDLTVMSFSPTKLFTMGYGGGIVTRQEDYYARLSVFLDPDHSDHSYEREVPFRIHSPVSDYQCAMLISQLERYQEILSYRNKLVEKYDQELGYPARLQPEVPFRYQLILEHHSAKKISESLRESGIGAWALGSHLLHQLFEIEGDFENAEWWSNRVLSLPLHEKLTLDNICYISDVVRRYR